One segment of Leguminivora glycinivorella isolate SPB_JAAS2020 chromosome 12, LegGlyc_1.1, whole genome shotgun sequence DNA contains the following:
- the LOC125231567 gene encoding uncharacterized protein LOC125231567 → MLSRSIRTGDFLMFRYILPKINNIFFVVNQPNYARWLLRYHDNLLKLKETHPQIYENMERGNFGIQRTDKSFSRQPIDLTLEQTINADAGRRLTGVIHFTNSISARQRWCKSHEIRSTIISHTYEMTGLRKHQDVTADLEKSSIRRDSSHLQLFINAFTKFVNPFETNIDQQQLFNISSGKAASQAVQDYLLNIEANGAKLREQFISECTNSSERFEKAIPKVKIMNFSTEISNKTVKSGHKVQEIKMQRDLFGRMLGLSLDHKIDMEKMLCYPITPLPMSMCHLDGSVHKTDKSAIVKCLEKLYDCTETPKTLDVVIVDGFFLLHIIHDIPATFGGISQKILRILTSFKAPRVDIIFDEYFSPSIKDYERVRRNEQRTIEFNITGPSQTRPTDFMKELNNIKFKQSFVKFLIEHWATPEIIPIIGNSLIKLNYDSCYSYIANNGSIEMTIDENMACDNHEEADTKIVHHVCKLETYGKTNVLLKTSDTDVLIIMLGNIDHLQSDDLEIFMELGTGNSKRCINITKLHTKLGLSLCKSLPGFHAITGCDYNPSFFQKGKVRPFNILMKNNTYQKALADIGDAHRTGLRDNVFQILETFVCEIYGYKNSSDINAARFLKFCATYRSQKKCEPFKKKIKSCDPSTLPPCKAELEQHLLRTQYITSIWRNAYLRFPTSLTPNRNGWIQNEDGLKFHWFDGDCMPQLVLDAIIHEHTQQSTERVLLDNVEESEEYSATTTSSDDESSEELHYSDDE, encoded by the exons ATGCTTAGTCGAAGTATACGGACTGGAGACTTTTTGATGTTTAGATACATCTTAccaaaaattaataatattttctttgtGGTGAATCAACCAAATTATGCTCGATGGCTACTCAGATATCATGATAACTTACTAAAACTCAAAGAAACACACCCACAAATATATGAGAATATGGAAAGAGGTAATTTTGGTATCCAAAGAACGGATAAGTCTTTTTCTAGGCAGCCTATTGATTTGACTTTGGAGCAAACAATCAACGCAGATGCTGGACGAAGATTGACGGGTGTTATCCATTTTACGAATTCTATTTCGGCTCGTCAACGTTGGTGCAAAAGTCATGAGATAAGATCAACTATAATATCTCATACCTACGAGATGACTGGGTTACGAAAACATCAAGACGTTACTGCAGATTTAGAGAAATCCAGCATCCGAAGAGACTCAAGTCACTTACAACTATTTATAAACGCTTTTACAAAATTCGTaaatccgtttgaaacaaacaTCGACCAACAACAACTGTTCAATATTTCCAGTGGGAAGGCGGCTTCACAAGCTGTACaagattatttattgaatatagAAGCAAATGGAGCAAAGTTACGCGAGCAATTTATATCAGAATGCACTAATTCTTCTGAAAGGTTCGAAAAAGCGATTCCCAAAgttaaaattatgaatttttccaCTGAAATCTCTAATAAAACTGTGAAGAGTGGCCATAAAGTACAAGAAATTAAAATGCAACGTGATTTGTTTGGTAGAATGCTGGGTTTATCTTTAGACCACAAAATTGACATGGAAAAGATGTTGTGCTATCCAATCACTCCTCTTCCGATGTCCATGTGCCATTTAGATGGAAGTGTACATAAAACTGACAAATCGGCGATTGTTAAATGTTTAGAAAAACTTTATGACTGTACTGAAACACCAAAAACCTTAGATGTAGTTATCGTCGATGGTTTTTTCTTACTACATATAATACACGACATACCTGCAACATTTGGTGGTATTTCCCAAAAAATTTTGCGTATCTTGACATCGTTCAAAGCTCCACGTGTAGACATTATTTTTGATGAGTATTTCTCTCCATCCATTAAAGATTATGAGCGTGTGCGAAGAAATGAACAAAGAACTATTGAATTTAATATAACTGGTCCGAGTCAAACTCGGCCTACTGACTTCATGAAAGAATTAAATAACATCAAATTTAAACAGAGTTTCGTTAAGTTCTTAATCGAGCATTGGGCTACACCTGAAATAATACCTATCATTGGTAATTCCTTAATCAAGTTGAATTATGATTCGTGTTATTCTTATATTGCAAACAATGGTTCAATAGAGATGACAATCGATGAGAATATGGCCTGTGACAATCACGAAGAAGCTGATACAAAAATAGTCCACCATGTGTGTAAGCTGGAGACATATGGAAAAACAAACGTTTTGCTTAAAACCTCTGATACAGACGTTTTAATAATCATGCTTGGCAACATAGATCATCTTCAAAGCGATGATCTGGAGATTTTTATGGAACTCGGTACCGGAAATTCAAAAAGGTGTATTAATATTACAAAGCTACACACAAAATTAGGATTATCTTTATGCAAAAGTTTACCTGGCTTCCACGCAATTACAGGATGCGATTACAATCCATCTTTTTTTCAAAAAGGCAAAGTCAGACCATTCAAcattttaatgaaaaataataccTACCAAAAAGCTTTGGCGGATATCGGAGATGCTCACAGAACCGGGTTGCGTGATAATGTTTTTCAAATATTGGAAACATTTGTTTGCGAAATTTACGGCTACAAAAACTCATCAGATATAAATGCTGCGCGCTTTTTAAAGTTTTGTGCAACCTACAGATCTCAAAAGAAATGTGAGCCGttcaagaaaaaaattaaatcatgtGATCCATCTACTTTGCCGCCATGCAAAGCTGAATTAGAACAACATTTGCTTAGAACTCAATACATTACAAGCATTTGGAGGAACGCATATTTGCGATTTCCTACATCGCTAACACCAAATCGAAATGGTTGGATTCAGAATGAAGATGGACTTAAATTCCATTGGTTTGATGGGGACTGTATGCCGCAGCTAGTTTTAGATGCCATCATACATGAACATACTCAACAAAGTACAGAACGTGTTCTTTTAG ATAATGTTGAAGAATCTGAAGAATATTCTGCTACGACCACTTCCTCTGATGACGAGTCTTCAGAAGAATTACATTATTCTGATGATGAATAA